A window of the Blattabacterium cuenoti genome harbors these coding sequences:
- a CDS encoding bifunctional riboflavin kinase/FAD synthetase — MKIYSLIDEFSSLYPCVFTLGVFDGVHIGHQKIIKNLIFRSKKKYCPVLLTFHPHPKEILNSNKNFLYLNTLSERIYNLKKTGIEHLIIHPFTINFSKLRTKDFLKKILHPKYRIQKIITGYDSHIGRNRDNSYEELKKLSYNYGIKVYQVSPLKLSERIVSSTHIRESLLLGDIQWANQALGYLYTLSGYVIPGKGIGRMINFPTANLKVESKKLIPKKGVYAVKIYYLNNMYLGMLNIGNNPTIESKNKEIKIEVHIFDFFENIYGKKIDILMIHIIREEKKFNSIQELKEQICIDKINIKKFFSREKKS; from the coding sequence TTGAAAATTTATTCATTGATTGATGAATTTTCTTCTTTATATCCATGTGTATTTACACTTGGAGTTTTTGATGGCGTTCATATAGGGCATCAAAAAATTATTAAAAATTTAATTTTTAGATCTAAAAAAAAATATTGTCCCGTACTGCTGACTTTTCATCCACATCCAAAAGAAATATTGAATTCTAATAAAAATTTTCTTTATTTAAATACTCTTTCTGAAAGAATATATAATTTAAAAAAAACAGGAATAGAACATTTAATCATTCATCCTTTTACTATAAATTTTTCAAAATTAAGAACAAAAGATTTTTTAAAAAAAATTTTACATCCTAAATATAGGATTCAAAAAATCATTACTGGATACGATTCTCACATCGGAAGAAATAGAGATAATTCTTACGAAGAATTAAAAAAATTATCTTATAATTATGGCATAAAAGTTTATCAAGTTAGTCCTCTTAAATTAAGCGAAAGAATTGTGAGTTCTACTCACATACGTGAATCTCTTTTATTAGGAGATATACAATGGGCCAATCAAGCTTTGGGATATTTATATACATTATCTGGGTATGTCATACCAGGAAAAGGCATAGGAAGAATGATTAATTTTCCTACTGCAAATCTAAAAGTAGAATCAAAAAAATTGATCCCTAAAAAAGGTGTATATGCTGTAAAAATTTATTATTTGAATAATATGTATTTAGGAATGTTAAATATAGGAAACAACCCTACTATAGAGAGTAAAAATAAAGAAATAAAAATAGAAGTACATATATTCGATTTTTTCGAAAATATATATGGAAAAAAAATAGATATTTTAATGATTCATATAATACGTGAAGAAAAAAAATTTAATTCTATACAAGAATTGAAAGAACAAATATGTATAGATAAAATAAATATAAAAAAATTTTTTTCTCGTGAAAAAAAAAGTTGA
- the leuC gene encoding 3-isopropylmalate dehydratase large subunit codes for MSKSLFDKIWDLHVVKKLENKIYILYIDRHYIHEVTSPQAFIELKKRNLSIFRPNQIIATADHNVPTINQHLPISDPLSRKQINLLTDNCNKFGITLYELGNKNNGIVHVIGPELGYTLPGMTIVCGDSHTSTHGAFGCIAFGIGTSQVTMVMASQCLLLSKPKQMKIQLNGNLRKGVTPKDVILYIISKLGVDAGVGYFVEYMGSTIKKMSMEGRMTICNMSIEMGAKGGLIAPDEITFDYVKKCKRFQKFKTKEKQLIEYWESLKTDDNTIFDKEYLLKAEDIEPMITYGTNPGMSIKISERIPKLGIDYKSLDYMGFSLGESLIGKTINYIFIGSCTNSRIEDLRLVASIIQGKRKANHVEVMIVPGSNQVVKQVKKEGLDKIFKNSGFDFRQPGCSACLGMNEDKIPAGEYCISTSNRNFEGRQGPGSRTLLASPLTAAIVAIEGKIVDINKYIYEKINDVN; via the coding sequence ATGTCAAAATCATTATTTGATAAAATTTGGGACTTACATGTTGTTAAAAAATTGGAAAATAAAATATATATTCTTTATATAGATAGACATTATATACATGAAGTAACAAGTCCTCAAGCCTTTATAGAGTTAAAAAAAAGGAATTTATCTATTTTTAGACCTAATCAAATTATAGCAACGGCAGATCATAACGTTCCTACAATTAATCAACATTTACCTATTTCAGATCCTTTATCTAGAAAGCAAATAAATTTATTAACAGATAATTGTAATAAATTTGGAATCACATTATATGAATTAGGAAATAAAAATAATGGAATAGTGCATGTGATTGGGCCTGAATTGGGTTATACTTTACCTGGTATGACAATAGTTTGTGGAGATAGTCATACTTCAACTCATGGAGCTTTTGGTTGTATAGCTTTTGGAATTGGGACCAGTCAAGTCACTATGGTTATGGCTAGTCAATGTTTATTGTTATCCAAGCCTAAACAAATGAAAATACAATTAAATGGAAATTTAAGAAAAGGAGTTACTCCGAAAGATGTAATTTTATATATCATATCAAAATTAGGAGTGGATGCGGGGGTTGGATATTTTGTAGAATATATGGGATCTACTATTAAAAAAATGAGTATGGAAGGGAGAATGACTATTTGTAATATGAGCATTGAAATGGGGGCAAAAGGTGGATTAATAGCTCCAGATGAAATTACTTTTGATTATGTCAAAAAATGTAAAAGATTTCAAAAATTTAAAACAAAAGAGAAACAACTCATAGAGTATTGGGAATCTTTAAAAACAGACGATAATACAATATTTGATAAAGAATATCTATTAAAAGCTGAAGATATTGAACCTATGATAACATATGGAACAAATCCCGGAATGTCAATAAAAATATCAGAAAGAATTCCGAAATTGGGTATAGATTATAAATCTTTGGATTATATGGGGTTTTCATTAGGTGAATCTTTGATAGGAAAAACGATTAATTACATTTTTATAGGAAGTTGCACAAATTCCAGAATAGAAGATTTGAGATTGGTGGCTTCTATAATACAAGGAAAAAGAAAAGCAAATCATGTAGAAGTAATGATCGTTCCTGGATCAAATCAAGTTGTTAAACAAGTTAAAAAAGAAGGATTAGATAAGATTTTTAAAAATTCTGGATTTGATTTTCGTCAACCAGGATGTTCTGCTTGTTTGGGAATGAATGAAGATAAAATTCCTGCAGGAGAATATTGTATTTCTACATCTAATAGAAATTTTGAAGGAAGACAGGGCCCAGGGTCTCGTACTTTACTAGCTAGTCCTTTGACTGCCGCTATTGTAGCTATTGAAGGTAAAATTGTAGATATTAATAAATATATTTATGAAAAGATTAACGATGTTAATTAG
- a CDS encoding 2-isopropylmalate synthase, producing the protein MEKKRIQIFDTTLRDGEQVPGCKLNTKEKVKIAKKLESLGVDVIEAGFPTSSPGDYQSVQEICKSITKAVICALSRAVEKDIEIAGVALKYANRPRIHTGIGTSNYHIRYKFNSTPEKILERAIYAVKYAKKFVEDVEFYAEDAGRTENEFLAKVCENVIKYGATVINIPDTTGYCLPEEYGNKIRFLKENVKGIDNIILSTHCHNDLGLATANSLAGVMSGAEQVECTINGIGERAGNTSLEEIVMIIKQNSHLNLFTNINTKLISSTSYLVSECTGMKVQANKAIVGINAFSHSSGIHQDGVIKKRETYESINPEDVGIDQSSIILTARSGRAALAYRYKKLGCFLNEHSLDLVYSIFLKYADEKKEITDMELKTILEKANLNKNINKVLHINTNNSSSNRRINIV; encoded by the coding sequence ATGGAAAAAAAGAGAATACAAATTTTTGATACAACTTTACGAGATGGAGAACAGGTTCCAGGATGTAAATTAAATACGAAAGAAAAAGTGAAAATAGCTAAAAAATTAGAATCTTTAGGAGTAGATGTAATAGAAGCAGGATTTCCCACTTCAAGTCCGGGAGATTATCAATCTGTTCAAGAAATATGTAAGTCAATTACAAAAGCTGTAATTTGTGCCTTGTCTAGAGCTGTGGAAAAGGATATAGAAATAGCGGGGGTAGCATTAAAATATGCTAATAGGCCTAGAATTCACACTGGTATAGGAACTTCAAATTATCATATTCGTTATAAATTTAACAGCACTCCAGAAAAAATCCTAGAAAGAGCTATATATGCAGTGAAATATGCAAAAAAATTCGTGGAAGATGTGGAATTTTATGCTGAAGATGCAGGACGGACAGAAAATGAATTCTTAGCAAAAGTTTGTGAAAATGTGATTAAGTATGGAGCAACAGTAATTAATATACCAGATACTACAGGATATTGTTTGCCAGAAGAATATGGAAATAAAATCCGTTTTTTGAAAGAAAATGTAAAAGGGATTGATAACATCATATTATCTACTCACTGTCATAATGATTTAGGATTAGCTACAGCTAATTCATTAGCTGGAGTTATGAGTGGAGCAGAACAAGTAGAATGCACCATTAATGGAATCGGAGAAAGAGCAGGAAACACTTCTTTAGAAGAAATTGTTATGATTATTAAGCAAAATTCTCATTTAAATTTGTTTACTAATATTAATACAAAATTAATTTCTTCTACGAGTTATTTAGTATCAGAATGTACGGGAATGAAAGTGCAAGCCAATAAAGCTATAGTAGGAATTAACGCTTTTTCTCATTCTTCTGGAATCCATCAAGATGGAGTCATAAAAAAAAGGGAAACTTATGAAAGTATTAATCCAGAAGACGTTGGAATAGATCAATCTTCAATAATTCTTACAGCTAGAAGTGGAAGGGCCGCTTTAGCATATCGTTATAAAAAATTAGGGTGTTTCTTAAATGAACATTCTTTAGATTTAGTTTATTCTATTTTTTTGAAATATGCAGATGAAAAGAAAGAAATTACTGATATGGAATTAAAAACTATATTAGAAAAAGCTAATTTGAATAAGAATATAAATAAAGTATTACATATTAATACGAATAATAGTAGTAGTAATAGAAGAATAAATATTGTATAA
- a CDS encoding PD-(D/E)XK nuclease family protein produces MKKKVDKIIKHIILENLNKKIFFISKVPTIIEYIKNKYSSKYSSKINFFTIEEFFEIISGLKILDNHSTLLYFFSILKKNDFIEKNFHDFFNWGPKILNDFQNIDFNMVNVEYFFSSIISREKINKWNLNLLEQEKNFFWEKIHKYYYLLQSQLFKKGIAYHGMLFKTAISRLDSFLYQNFNIKIVLFLVDSIVFNECEKIFTKKIFQKGLVYDLCKENISILNPVLLNKKIIPNSKKYLQLQYDNLKIIGVSKEIEQVKTVEDIICKFIKKNKKPNKILLIPGDNSLTIPLIHSIKKKLGINVSFNINFPLNDIPIYYTFYSIFQLLLKKDKFKKFTRKDVIRVLSNGYIQKFFLKKNLILKKFYIENDSDFICEDTIKKYLYRNDLWIIFKIPTNNIKIILISIISFIRKFIKLLFTKKRKHFLELKFIFKLETYIQKLRIIIRKTKNLSIGINDIFNIYEEFTHTENIRYIHRNIRGLYVTGFIDIFFENFDVVIITSFNEGVIPPSYKKNSFIPFDIYQKLKINNTNENFYFHHLTRIIKFSKKTYLIYKDQPDEINSGEKSRFIHRIEISSKISTEKINKPFFPINSKRQPIIINKTKSIIQRLDELIDKGLSPSSIHLYNYNPLLFYYKKILKLNPPEETSYKKKIGKIIHQILKILYDPIKENFITIDFIHKMKKNYEYTIKKVLLGKKEIIEGNNMFFYYVIKNYIENFISWDEKFVINGHKIFIKEIERKVSATLNIGARKINLHGIIDRIDEFDGTTRILDYKIGFSKMKEINIYLKNMENIFYDINHAKTMQLLIYIYLWFKSSTFKGCQKKPPIIGIVSPKMNGSIFQIPINIFHIQKIQKTNITYLDYKMNVLPFLIKRISDILDHRIPIVEKIY; encoded by the coding sequence GTGAAAAAAAAAGTTGATAAAATTATTAAACATATTATATTAGAAAATTTAAATAAAAAAATTTTTTTTATATCAAAAGTTCCTACTATTATAGAATATATAAAAAATAAATACAGTTCAAAATACAGTTCAAAAATTAATTTTTTTACAATAGAAGAATTTTTTGAAATTATTTCTGGACTAAAAATTTTAGATAATCATTCAACACTACTTTATTTTTTTTCTATTTTAAAAAAGAATGATTTCATAGAAAAAAATTTTCATGATTTTTTTAATTGGGGGCCTAAAATATTAAATGATTTTCAAAATATAGATTTTAACATGGTTAATGTTGAATATTTTTTTTCATCTATTATTTCCAGAGAAAAGATAAACAAATGGAATCTTAATCTTTTAGAACAAGAAAAAAATTTTTTTTGGGAAAAAATTCATAAATACTATTATCTTTTACAATCTCAACTTTTCAAAAAAGGAATAGCTTATCATGGAATGCTTTTCAAAACAGCAATTTCTCGTTTAGATTCCTTTTTATATCAAAATTTTAATATAAAAATTGTATTATTTCTTGTTGATTCTATTGTATTTAATGAATGCGAAAAAATTTTTACTAAAAAAATTTTTCAAAAAGGACTAGTTTATGATTTATGTAAAGAAAATATTTCAATTTTGAATCCAGTGCTTTTGAATAAAAAGATAATTCCGAATTCAAAAAAATATTTACAATTACAATATGATAATTTAAAAATTATTGGTGTTTCAAAAGAAATAGAACAAGTTAAAACTGTGGAGGATATCATATGTAAATTCATAAAAAAAAATAAAAAACCTAACAAAATACTTTTAATACCAGGAGATAACTCTTTAACTATTCCATTAATACATTCTATAAAAAAAAAATTAGGAATTAATGTCTCTTTCAATATCAATTTTCCATTAAATGATATTCCTATTTATTATACTTTTTATTCTATATTCCAATTACTCTTAAAAAAAGATAAATTCAAAAAATTTACTAGAAAAGATGTTATAAGAGTATTATCTAATGGATATATTCAAAAATTTTTTTTAAAGAAAAATTTAATATTAAAAAAATTTTATATCGAAAATGATTCTGATTTTATTTGCGAAGACACAATAAAAAAATATTTATATAGAAATGATTTATGGATTATTTTTAAAATTCCAACTAATAATATTAAAATAATTCTTATAAGTATTATCAGCTTTATAAGAAAATTTATAAAATTACTTTTTACGAAAAAAAGAAAACATTTTTTGGAACTAAAATTTATTTTCAAACTAGAGACTTATATACAAAAATTAAGGATAATAATTAGAAAAACTAAAAATTTATCTATAGGCATCAATGATATATTTAACATATATGAAGAGTTTACTCATACAGAAAATATAAGATACATACATAGAAATATAAGAGGATTATATGTAACAGGTTTCATAGACATTTTTTTCGAAAATTTTGATGTTGTGATTATTACGTCTTTTAATGAAGGAGTAATTCCTCCAAGTTATAAAAAAAATTCTTTTATTCCCTTTGATATATATCAAAAATTAAAAATAAATAATACAAATGAAAATTTTTATTTTCATCATTTAACAAGGATTATTAAATTTTCAAAAAAAACATATTTAATATATAAAGATCAACCAGATGAAATTAATTCTGGAGAAAAAAGTCGTTTTATTCATAGGATAGAAATAAGTTCTAAAATATCAACAGAAAAAATAAATAAACCATTCTTTCCTATAAATTCAAAAAGACAACCTATTATCATTAATAAAACAAAATCTATAATTCAACGTTTAGATGAATTAATCGATAAAGGATTATCCCCTTCTTCCATTCATTTATACAATTATAATCCTCTTTTATTCTACTATAAAAAAATACTGAAATTAAATCCCCCAGAAGAAACATCTTATAAAAAAAAAATAGGAAAAATTATTCATCAAATATTAAAAATATTATATGACCCTATAAAAGAAAATTTTATTACCATTGATTTTATTCATAAAATGAAAAAAAATTATGAATATACTATAAAAAAAGTTCTTTTAGGAAAAAAGGAAATTATTGAAGGAAATAATATGTTTTTTTATTATGTAATAAAAAATTATATAGAAAATTTTATTTCATGGGATGAAAAATTTGTTATAAACGGCCATAAAATTTTTATAAAAGAAATAGAACGGAAAGTCTCTGCAACATTAAATATTGGAGCAAGAAAAATAAATTTGCATGGTATTATAGATCGTATAGATGAATTTGATGGGACAACTCGTATTCTTGATTACAAAATAGGATTTTCAAAAATGAAGGAGATCAATATTTATTTAAAAAATATGGAAAATATTTTCTATGATATAAATCATGCGAAAACTATGCAATTGCTTATTTATATTTATTTATGGTTTAAATCTTCCACATTTAAAGGATGTCAAAAAAAACCTCCTATCATAGGAATTGTTTCTCCAAAAATGAATGGAAGTATATTCCAAATTCCTATAAATATTTTTCACATACAAAAAATTCAAAAAACAAACATAACATATTTAGATTATAAAATGAATGTTCTACCATTTCTCATTAAAAGGATTTCTGATATTCTAGATCATAGAATTCCGATCGTAGAAAAAATTTATTGA
- the atpD gene encoding F0F1 ATP synthase subunit beta, which translates to MHQKKFKGIITQIIGPVIDVSFKEGSYLPKIYDALEVYSYKKDKIVLEVQQHMGDRNVRCISMEITDGLQRGQEVYALDKPICVPVGESINGRVFNVLGDCIDGLGDVDKSESKPIHSKSPAFVDLSTDTEILYTGIKVIDLIEPYPKGGKIGLFGGAGVGKTVLIQELINNVAKGHGGKSVFAGVGERSREGNDLLREMLESGIIKYGKSFMESMKKGYWDLSKIDKESLKESKAAFVFGQMNEPPGARARVALSGLTLAEYYRDQYLEGKKGQDVLFFIDNIFRFTQAGSEISALLGRIPSSVGYQPTLSSEMGTMQERITSTKTGSITSVQAVYVPADDLTDPAPSITFSHLDATTVLSRKIASLGIYPAVDPLDSTSRILSPDIINENHYNCAQKVKEILQKYNSLQDIIAILGIEELSEEDQLIVSRARRVQRFLSQPFHVAKQFTGIEGEFVKIEDTIKGFNMIIYGELDDIPEAAFNLKGTIEQVIESGKKMLLT; encoded by the coding sequence ATGCATCAAAAAAAATTTAAAGGAATAATTACTCAAATTATAGGACCAGTAATCGATGTTTCTTTTAAAGAAGGTTCTTATCTTCCTAAAATTTATGATGCTTTAGAAGTATATTCATATAAAAAAGATAAAATTGTATTGGAAGTTCAACAACATATGGGAGATAGGAATGTTCGTTGTATATCTATGGAAATTACGGATGGATTGCAAAGAGGGCAAGAAGTTTATGCATTAGATAAACCAATTTGCGTTCCTGTAGGTGAATCTATTAATGGTAGGGTTTTTAATGTTTTAGGAGATTGTATCGACGGATTAGGAGATGTCGATAAATCGGAAAGTAAGCCTATTCATAGTAAATCTCCTGCATTTGTAGATTTATCTACTGATACAGAGATTTTGTATACAGGAATTAAGGTTATAGATTTAATAGAACCTTATCCTAAAGGAGGAAAAATTGGGTTATTTGGAGGAGCAGGAGTTGGAAAAACTGTATTAATACAAGAATTAATTAATAATGTAGCAAAAGGACATGGAGGAAAATCGGTTTTTGCAGGAGTAGGTGAAAGATCTAGAGAAGGAAACGATCTATTAAGAGAAATGTTGGAATCTGGAATTATAAAATATGGAAAGTCTTTTATGGAATCCATGAAAAAAGGATATTGGGATCTATCTAAGATAGATAAAGAATCTCTTAAGGAGTCTAAAGCTGCTTTTGTTTTCGGGCAAATGAATGAACCACCAGGAGCCAGAGCAAGAGTTGCTTTATCAGGGTTAACATTAGCTGAATATTATAGAGATCAATATTTAGAAGGAAAAAAAGGACAAGATGTATTATTTTTTATAGATAATATATTTCGTTTCACTCAAGCTGGATCAGAAATTTCAGCGTTATTAGGAAGAATTCCTTCATCAGTAGGATATCAGCCTACTTTATCTTCTGAAATGGGAACTATGCAAGAAAGAATAACTTCTACAAAAACAGGATCTATCACTTCAGTGCAAGCTGTTTATGTTCCAGCAGACGATTTAACAGATCCTGCCCCTTCTATCACATTTTCGCATTTAGATGCAACTACCGTTCTTTCCAGAAAAATAGCATCTTTAGGAATTTACCCTGCAGTAGATCCTTTAGATTCTACTTCTCGTATTTTATCTCCAGATATAATAAATGAAAACCATTATAATTGCGCACAAAAGGTGAAGGAAATTTTACAAAAATATAATTCTTTACAAGACATTATAGCTATTCTTGGAATAGAAGAATTAAGTGAAGAAGATCAATTAATAGTTTCTAGAGCTAGACGGGTTCAACGTTTTTTATCTCAACCATTTCATGTGGCAAAACAATTTACGGGAA
- the leuD gene encoding 3-isopropylmalate dehydratase small subunit, with amino-acid sequence MKRLTMLISQVVPLFIEDVDTDQIIPARFLKEIDREKCGKNLFMDWRYQKDGSLNKNFILNDSNFHGKILLSGRNFGCGSSREHAAWAIFYYGFRVIISSFFADIFKENALNNGLLVVEVSEHFLNKLFNVVEKNPKIQIKVDLIDQKVTILKTGEFDKFHIHPYKKNSFIHGYDDIDFLISIKNDVENFEKNRRFVLI; translated from the coding sequence ATGAAAAGATTAACGATGTTAATTAGTCAGGTTGTTCCATTATTTATAGAAGATGTTGATACAGATCAAATTATTCCTGCTCGTTTTTTAAAAGAGATTGACCGTGAAAAATGTGGAAAAAATCTTTTTATGGATTGGCGTTATCAAAAAGATGGTTCCTTAAATAAAAATTTTATATTAAATGATTCTAATTTTCATGGAAAAATTCTTTTATCAGGAAGGAATTTTGGTTGTGGATCCAGTCGTGAACATGCTGCGTGGGCTATTTTTTATTATGGATTTAGAGTGATAATATCTAGTTTTTTTGCTGATATTTTTAAAGAAAATGCATTAAATAACGGATTATTAGTTGTAGAAGTATCCGAACATTTCTTAAATAAATTATTTAATGTAGTAGAAAAAAATCCGAAAATTCAAATAAAAGTTGATTTAATTGATCAAAAAGTTACAATACTAAAAACGGGAGAATTTGATAAATTTCATATACATCCATATAAAAAAAATTCTTTCATACATGGTTATGATGATATAGATTTCTTAATTTCCATTAAAAATGATGTAGAAAATTTTGAAAAAAATAGAAGATTTGTTTTAATATGA
- the tyrS gene encoding tyrosine--tRNA ligase — translation MQNIIDELSWRGLIKNKVPGIENQLRKPTTMYIGFDPTSDSLHLGSLLPIIMLIHFQKKGHKSIGLIGVATGLIGDPSERKNKRIFLSKKVLQKNTESIKNQILRLLNFYSEKIELLNNFDWIQNITFIDFIREIGKYFPINYMISKDSVKKRINNKKNGISFTEFSYSLIQGYDFLYLNRVKNCELQIGGSDQWGNITTGIELIRKKTGKKAYGITFPLIIKPNGVKFGKSDKEKNIWLDKKKTSPYKFYQFWMNISDIEIEKYIKIYTFFSKEKIENLIFEHRSYPNKRLLQRELANKITEWVHGNKISKKMIEITNVLFEKINKPFQLLDDRMFISIYNHIPHMLISCEEFEKGIFLLDLLKKSGFFSSKSEANRALKANSIHLNQILVKENILIQKENIIGKKYILLQFGKKEFFIIKIE, via the coding sequence ATGCAAAATATTATTGATGAACTCTCATGGAGAGGTTTAATTAAAAATAAAGTTCCTGGTATAGAAAATCAATTGAGAAAACCTACAACCATGTATATAGGTTTTGATCCTACATCTGACTCTTTGCATTTAGGAAGTCTTTTACCGATTATTATGTTAATTCATTTTCAAAAAAAAGGACATAAATCTATAGGATTAATTGGTGTAGCTACAGGTTTAATAGGGGATCCTTCAGAAAGGAAAAATAAAAGAATCTTTTTAAGTAAGAAAGTTTTGCAAAAAAATACGGAATCTATAAAAAACCAAATATTAAGACTTTTGAATTTTTATTCAGAAAAAATAGAATTGTTAAATAATTTTGATTGGATTCAAAATATTACTTTTATAGATTTTATTCGTGAAATAGGAAAATATTTTCCTATAAACTACATGATATCTAAAGATTCTGTAAAAAAAAGAATCAATAATAAAAAAAACGGAATATCCTTCACTGAATTTTCTTATTCTCTTATACAAGGATATGATTTTTTGTATTTAAATCGAGTAAAAAATTGTGAATTGCAAATTGGAGGATCTGATCAATGGGGAAATATCACAACAGGGATAGAATTGATTAGAAAAAAAACAGGAAAAAAAGCATATGGAATAACCTTTCCTTTAATCATAAAACCTAATGGAGTGAAATTTGGTAAAAGTGATAAAGAAAAAAATATATGGTTAGATAAAAAAAAAACATCTCCATATAAATTTTATCAATTTTGGATGAATATTTCTGATATTGAAATTGAAAAGTATATAAAAATATATACTTTTTTTTCTAAAGAAAAAATCGAAAATTTAATTTTCGAACATAGAAGCTATCCAAATAAAAGGCTTTTACAGAGAGAATTAGCTAATAAAATCACAGAATGGGTTCATGGAAATAAAATTTCCAAAAAAATGATAGAAATTACGAATGTATTATTTGAAAAAATAAATAAACCTTTTCAATTATTGGATGATAGAATGTTCATTTCTATATATAATCATATTCCACATATGCTTATATCTTGTGAGGAATTTGAAAAAGGTATTTTTTTATTAGATCTTTTAAAGAAAAGTGGTTTTTTTTCTTCAAAAAGTGAAGCAAATAGAGCTTTAAAAGCAAATTCAATTCATTTGAATCAAATTCTTGTGAAAGAAAACATTTTGATCCAAAAAGAAAATATAATAGGAAAAAAATATATTTTGTTACAATTTGGAAAAAAAGAATTTTTTATTATAAAAATTGAATAA
- the leuB gene encoding 3-isopropylmalate dehydrogenase: MIKNISVIEGDGIGPEIIRQTMKVLNSIAIKYGHNFHYKNILAGSKAIEKFGDPMPEETIDNCFKSDAVLFGCIGDPKHDHNPRGMRPEDGLLKLRKKMNLYCNIRPVVVYPNLDKSPIKKELLNEVDFIIYRELTGGIYFGEKGRCKNGEKAYDYCIYSKSEIEKIGEMAFKAALFRKKKVTLVDKANVLETSRLWREVIKKISLDYSDVSLDFLYIDNASMQIIMNPKKFDIILTDNMFGDILSDESSVLTSSVGLLPSASIGDHKSMFEPIHGSYPQAKGKNIANPLGCILSGSMMLEYFGMHQEKNLLEKAVKHSIEKKICTQDIIDSKFSSTTEEVGNYIEKYILNQ; encoded by the coding sequence ATGATAAAAAATATCTCTGTAATAGAAGGAGATGGCATAGGACCTGAAATTATAAGGCAAACGATGAAAGTTTTAAATTCCATAGCTATAAAATATGGTCACAATTTTCATTATAAAAATATTTTAGCTGGATCTAAAGCCATAGAAAAATTTGGAGATCCTATGCCTGAAGAAACTATAGATAATTGTTTCAAATCAGATGCTGTTTTATTTGGTTGTATAGGAGATCCAAAACACGATCATAATCCAAGAGGAATGAGGCCTGAAGATGGATTGTTGAAACTCAGAAAAAAAATGAATTTATATTGTAATATTCGTCCTGTAGTAGTCTATCCTAATTTAGATAAATCTCCTATAAAAAAGGAATTATTAAATGAAGTTGATTTTATTATATATCGTGAATTAACGGGAGGAATTTATTTTGGAGAGAAAGGTCGTTGTAAAAATGGAGAAAAAGCATATGATTATTGCATTTATTCTAAATCAGAAATTGAAAAAATTGGGGAAATGGCTTTTAAAGCTGCTCTTTTTCGTAAAAAAAAAGTAACATTAGTGGATAAGGCTAACGTATTAGAAACTTCTAGATTGTGGAGAGAAGTAATTAAAAAAATATCGTTGGACTATTCCGATGTATCTCTAGATTTTTTGTATATAGACAACGCTTCTATGCAAATTATTATGAATCCAAAAAAATTTGATATTATTTTAACGGATAACATGTTCGGAGATATTCTTTCAGATGAATCGAGTGTTTTAACAAGTTCAGTCGGACTACTGCCTTCTGCTTCTATAGGAGATCATAAATCTATGTTTGAACCTATACATGGATCCTATCCTCAAGCTAAAGGGAAAAATATTGCAAATCCTTTAGGATGTATTCTTTCAGGTTCTATGATGTTAGAATATTTTGGGATGCATCAAGAAAAAAATCTTTTAGAAAAAGCAGTGAAACACTCTATTGAAAAAAAAATATGTACACAAGATATTATTGATTCAAAATTCTCTTCTACAACTGAAGAAGTCGGTAATTATATAGAAAAATATATTCTAAATCAATAA